In the genome of Panthera leo isolate Ple1 chromosome F3, P.leo_Ple1_pat1.1, whole genome shotgun sequence, the window acctgagccgaagtcggacgcttaactgactgacccacccaggcgcccctggggtggCTTATTTTAGATGGAAAGAGATAACTGCCATGAGGCTCCAATACCACATGGCCTTCATAATTAATACTCAATTCTTCCTGTTGGAAGGCCTTCTGCCAGAGCCAGTGCCTGCGTATCACTCAGATAAAATATTTGGGTCTCACTGTTGGCTGAGTGGCTGGGAATTAGGACAAAGTTCTGCTTGTATATAATGAATGGCACCCTCTGACCTACCTAGAAGCTTCTGAGAGCACGAGTGAGACGCTGAGGCCCTGGCTGCGAGCaggcgggagcaggggagggggcggagaggtACTGAGGGGTGCTTTGTGTGGGTGGGCCTACAGCCAGAGCTTGGACGCACAGAGCCAATTGTGTGGCCTCCAAAACACTGGGACTTGGGGAGAGGAAAAACGCAAGTAGTGAGAGGCCTTGGCTGAAGGGAAAATTGGAATAATTAACCACTGAGAACAAGTATCTTCAAAAGAGCTTCatttggggggaaggaagggcatCAGGGAAGACAAAGAAGTGATTACTTAGAATAGGAACAGAGGAGTATTATATGGAGAACAGTGATGGAAGGCAAGGTGCTCAGACCAATACAGAAAGTTCCCGACTTCCCCCTACGGTGGGTTGTGTTCGCCACCACGCTGACAGTAGTGAACGGCAAAGCACACTTGCCGTGTcccaggcaccattctaagcaGCGTGTATTCAATCCTCACGGCAACCCTAGGAGGCAGGTTCTGTCGTCTTAGTCTCATTCcatggatgaggaaaccgaggcccaggagCATGAGGAAGGCCACACAGTGATTAAGtagcaaagctgggattcaaatctagGCCTTCTGGCTTGAGGATCTGTGTTCTTCACCATGAGTGGAGCTGCTCTGTGCTTTTTAAAGGCAGCTGAGTGGATTTGCACACTGCTTCTCATGCCTCCGCAGAGTCTTAAATATAGCAATTAGAGATCACTTGGGCTTTGGGCTTGTGAGACCCGCTCCAAGCGGCCCGTCCCCATTGGGGATGGGGGGTACTATTCCCCGGTAAGCTGCTCGCTAGGATAAGGGGACCAAATGGGCCCAATGCTTCTCCCCTAGCTGCTGCTGCATGAAATCCTGTGTGGGCCTTGCCTGCTGACTTTCTGATGCGATAGTCTAAAAGCAGCCCCTCCCAGGGCAGGCAAGCCACAACCTTCCGAGGAGCCTGCCCGGGGCAGGGAGCCTGCTCAGACTTGATGGGAAGAAGCAGACTCTAGATCAGCAAGAAAGACTGTGCATGGGGGGTGCCTCCACCTTGGACAGCCCCATCCCTGGATTTCTTCCTCGCCGCCTAAGTTCTGTGTCCTTGTGCATAGAGACACGGAAGTACCCTTAACTGGACATCTGGTCCGCGTCCCTCCACTTACAGACAAGGAGTGTCCAGAGGAGAGAATTACTTGACAAGGTCTCCACCCCTTCTCCGAGAGGTGGGCGATCTCTCTTCCCAGCCTGCTCCACTTTCTTCTGGAGGGCTgcggtgaggaggggagaggaagcacGTACTCTCTGCaggctcccccttccttcctgtcaATGAGGGAATCCGATGCTGCTACCTCAGCTGAGTCCTGCCAGGTCTTTCTGAGCAGGTGTTTGAGTCCGTGGCGGAGCAAGCATCCAGAGCGCCCAGGCTGCTCCTCGGGGCGGGGTCAGAATGCCCCAGGAGGTGGCAAAAGCAGTCTCTATTGAGGCGTGGGCCCAGAGCTCCGTCACCAGTTTCGTTTCCAACTTTGTTCCTTCTCTCCAGTAAGAACGAGCCAGCCTTATTGTGAAGTGGGAAATAAGCAGTCAGGCGTATGGTCAATTAGCAGCATTTATAACCATCCCTTGAACCTTAACTCccggactttaaaaaaaaaaccaaattattatttttgaaagtgagagcaggggaggggcagagagagaaagggagagagaatcccaagcaggctccgcgctgccagtgcagaaccggacatggggctcaatctcacgaactgtgagatcatgacctagttGCAAtcgagagtctgacgcttaacccgctgagccatccaggcgctctgTGAACCCTAATTCCCAGACTTCCGAGGTCTTAGGCGATcatcatctttctctgccccccccctctgGCTCCCATTTTCCCGACACGGGAGTCCTTCAACCTAACTCAGTACCCAAATACACATCAGGGGCTAGCACTATGTGAAGTGTGACTAAAGCACAGACCTTGCCCTCAAAGGCTCAGGCACAAGAGTCCTTTCTTGTCACTCTTTACAGGGACCTCTTGTTGGGGTCAGGAGGTAGCTGTTCTGTGAAGACAGGGCCTGCCTGCTCCTGTTGAATTTTCACCTGTTTCCCGCCACTCtgccctgaactgtcagccctggcattagaaaaagaaagctagCTGTAGTAGTTCTGATATCATGCTGTGCGCTCTGCCTCGTTCCTTCCCGGTCTGCCTGGCCACCCCACTGAGACTCTCTACCTAGTTCCCAGGCTCTATGCCCATTTCTACTCATCTTTGCCACATTATGCTGTGATCTGTTCACAtatcttcttcctgtttctttccttctaagcTTAGACTCAGGTGGCAGTCGGTTTCGGGCCCTGTGTGCCAGGACCCCTTGGTAGTGGCCGTGTTGAGGGGTCTAGGGCCCTGAGGGTTCAGAGGGGGTGGGGCAATGTCTGCGGCTGGACGAACTGGCCATTTGCAGATTCCCAGGGCCCTCAAGGACGCCTGGTGGATTTAGATGCCTCTTCCCGCTCCCCCAGAAGATCGAAAGCCTTGAATAGTGTCTACCTCCTTTCCTGCCGTTCATGTGAATGAATCAAAGGTGAATTCTTgtactttaagtaaaaaaaagagaagccaggCATTCTGACCTCCCACCTACAGGTGTAGCCGCACAAGTGGCCATCTGCCTCGGTTGCTGCTGACACTATGGCTGAGGACTAAAACACATCCTGTACCCTTGCCTTCTGCGACTGTCCTCTCCCCTGGGCTGGGGAGTCTCTGCCCCTGTGGGCTGCAGCACTCTGAGGGGTCTTTCTGTACTCTCTGTCCTTCTGTACTCTCCACTGGTGACCTCACGCCCTGACCCTCAAATCCTGACTTCCTGGGTTTCAGAGCATCTGGCCAGCCCCCAGGCAACTTCAGCTCAACATCTGTTAGAGGCTGAATTGTGcccccacaaaattcatatgctgaaatacCTCCCAGTGGTaccgtatttggagataggattttttaaaaaaaatgtttatttatttttgagagagacagagtgcaagttgtggagggacagagagaaagggagacacggaatccaaagctgGTTCcagggctccaagctgtcagcacagagcccgatgtggggttcaaatcgCAAGAtccacaacctgagccgaagtcggacacttaaccaactgagccacccaggcacccctggagataggacctttaaagaggtaattaagataAAGGCGTAGGGGTGAGTCctatatgactggtgtccttgtaagagaaaattaggacacagacaggcacagagggaagaccatgtgaaaacGCCGGGAGAGGACGGCCATCTATAAAGCAAGGAGTGgagcttcagaagaaaccaatcctgctgAGAACTttgatctcggacttccagcctccagaatcctgagaaaatgcatttctgtcGTGGAAGCCCcacccccagtctgtggtactttgtatATGGCGGCCTTAGAAGACTAATTCAGTGTCGAAAGCGGAGTTCATCTCCAAATCTAAATGGAATAACGCGGAAGGACAGCATCTCATGCGGTCCAAGGCAGAAATCCAGTCATCCACAACTCTCTCCACGTGCCTCATCAACTGATCACTAAGTACTGGGATTCTGACCCCTTCTCTTCCCCGTCTCACTGCTCTGGTTGAGGCATTATCCATCACCTGGATTACTACAaatgcctctctccctccaccacgCTGTGCGTGGTAACCCGCCCCTCTCAGCACTAGTGACACTTTCGGGCGAGACAATTCTTTGTTGAGGGGAGGTCTGTCCTGTGCTTTGTAGGATGTTGAGCAGCAGCCCTGCTGTCTACCCACGGCACgccacaaccccccacccccaacccccgagCTGGGACAGCCATAAAGGTCTTGCAACGTCACTCCAGGTTGAGAACCACCGCTTTCAGGACAGCTTATCCCTGGGTGCTGGCCCTTGACAGCCACCGAAGATTTCATACAGGAGAAAATTCAAACTCCTTTGCTGCCTGATGGGTTCCCTATAGCATCTAGAGTAATCCATGCTGTGTAGTGGGCGCTCAATACATATtcaagaaagaaaggtaaaatcaAGGTCATTTACCGTCatcttttttttctagcttccCCTTCTTCCGTCTCAAGTTTCAGCTACAAACTACTCAGTCCCTTGAATCTAATGTACCTGTGTTAACCCATAGcttttcctctccctgtctctgccttgAACATCCCGCCCTCTCTCTATACCCCAACCCACCTTCAGTATCTGGCTCAAGTGCCAGTCCTTCCGGAAGCCTCCCCCTGGTGGAGCTGGGGCTTCCTGGCTCCTCTGGGCACACCGTGCACATTTCTCACCCCAATCGGACGGCTTTGGGCAAGAGGGAAGACTTCGAGAGGCAGCGGATGGGTAAGCGGGAGGACTAGTGCATTAACACCGAATGCCTACAAGAGGACTCGCGTCACGAACTCCAAAGGAACTAGAAGCCCTGGGAAGGTTCGCAGGTGCAGATGCAGGAAAGAGGCAAGAGTAACGAGCCTGGTCAAAAATCCCCAGGATCCTGCCTTCCACCTTAAAACTGGCAGAcacatcaaaaaggaaacaaagttacACCCCAGAGCAGTTGAATCTAAAAGGCTCTGGTGCCCAGTGGTTCAGGCACAGTTCAGGGAATATGCAGGAACAGCATGGAAACCAGGCATTAGTGAGTAACagcaccagagagagagagagaaacagccaaggcctccctcctgtcccctctatactttcttgagggcagggatttttttgTTAAACTTCTGATATGAGCTAGCTGCTTTGGAGGTGCTCTAAACTTCCCTGTCACTCAGGCTAATTCCTTTTAGCGTTGTTCTGGATCACCAGCAGGATAACCACCCTGCTCTCCAAGGACTCCACTTTCCACAGGGCTCCCGGGTTCTGGGTCAGTCACAAACGGAAGGTGGTGGTACCTGCCGGTGTAGACCCTGTGATGGCCAGGACCGGAGTCCATCTGCCGTGAGCCCCAGTAAAAATGCCTTCGAGAAAATCCCAGCTGAGTAAGGGGAATGCTTACTTTAGGCTCATGCTTTAAGTAGAGTACTTGTGAAGACTCTAAGTGCCTaggacacttggctggctcagttggttgagcatctaactcttgatttgggctcgggtcatggtcagtctcggtttgtgggtttgagccccatgttgggctccatgccgacagtgcagagtctgctcgggattctctttctctctctctctctctctctaccctgctcACACGCCCTCTcaggctctcaaaataaataaacattaaaaaaaaaaaaaaaaaaaaaagactcttaagtGCCTTTAAATTTCAGACCACAACTCCCCAGGCAAGAATTTCTCTACTTCTCCATCCTTAACCCACCAAGGACTCCCTAATTTGAAAGGAACCCAGGCAAGGTTCTCTCTGGGGACCCAGGGAAATGACTGTTTGGGGGTCGGTGgtgggtgttgggggaggggcattgagTCCAGACACAGACTGAACAAAGATTCTTCCTGCATATTTTGAAAATCTACACAGAAAAGGGATATAGGAAGTGGGAAGAGAGAATGTGACTTACACTTATTCCAGTTTGGGGCCATGAGAGAAGGTAATGGCAGCTGCAGGTTTATCCAAATAAATTATCTAGTTTGTTCCGCCCACTTGTAACTGACTCACTTTATCTGGTCTCTCATCACAGGAGAGCCTCAGGGTTAGGTGTCCAACCCTCATTGGCCATTCTCCTTCCCAACGCCTGGGGCACTTGTAGGGGAAGAGAGGTCTCTCAACATGGTGGTTTGAACCAACAGAGGAAGAAGTGCCAGTATGTGTGAATTCATGTGTCCAGTGAGGGAAAAAGCAGGGAAAGAGTTAAAATATCTGCTCTTGGTTTCTGGATGAAGACACCGGCAGAGCAGGCTGGATGTCTTGCTGAACTTGCTGAACACAGACAGATCCAGGTCCTTGAATGGGCACTGGCCAGGTTTTTCtaacctccttcccttccttctataCCTTAACTTCACCTCTAACCCAAGCCCTTAAGTCCTTGAGGACCTTCACAAACAGACCCATTGCCTGGGACTGGTAATTTGCATAGGTCCACAGCCCCTATTAAGTACATGCAGCTTCACTGTAGGGGTCAAAGTCTTCCGGATCTGAGCACTGTGCTAATGAGTTGTAGGTTACTAAACCGCTCCCAGGGATCAATCAAGCAAGGCTCATTGATGTTGGGGATTAGTTCCTAGGTTAACATTAATAAACTTGTCCCCTGAACCCAGAGCAAGGTCACTAAGTGACCCATTCAGGTAGCCCCAAGGCTCACTGGTGCCTAAAAAAAGCAGAGACACATCTGAGTGAAATGCTAGaattaaatgtttgaaaatcaaAGCAGTTAGATTTAGGCCAAAAACACAGGTCCTAcccatctggggggggggggggggtaggggttGGGGACTGGGCTGGGTTCTCCTCAACGGTCTTGCCAGGGGCAGAACCTGGCCCCATGGAGATATCCCTCCTCTtcagagaatacatttctgccTGGCTGAGATTTGTTAAGCACATTAAAGAGAAACCTCCTTGAACCTGGGCTGTGCTAGAAGGGTCCATCCAGTTTACTGCTTAGCTCCTGCCAGGCCCTTCTCCTGACTGATGCACTGATCTCTAAGACTTTATGTGGCTAGATCCCAGAACAATAAATAGTCCCTTTCTCAGCAGGGAcccctttgaaaataaaaaatagtttttgccTTAAAAGGCTcataatcactttaaaaattatttcagatgttCACAGCCCCAGGCTGAAGACCCCCGTCTTTTGGAATGCTGGTTCTTGGACCCAGTGCCCTTATATGGCATCGGGGTAGAGCCCTAAATTGTAAGATGGCTGCTGCAGAATGGCCTGTGAATTCATGTGGATTCAACCTCTACTGCCCTCTGTTGGCCATGAGGAGGGAGGATAGGTTAAAACGCTGGATTCCTTCCTGGCATTGAGATGGAGACAGTCGTTCTGCCCCAGAATGGCAGGGGGCACGGGTAAAGTTTCAGCAGCTTTCACCAGAACCTCTACAAGGCTTACCTTTCCTTGCGGTGGGCTGGGGATAAGGGGATACACAGGGAACCACCCCATGAAGTCAAAGCACCACAGCACGGGTCCTGAGCCCCTGAACATTAGTCAGGTGGTCTGATTGCACGGGACAGCACCATCGTTCCTCCATTAGGCATTCCCCTGGCTGCAATCCATCCCTAGAGGCAGAGGCCACCCTGGCCCTTAACTTACAAGGGCAACAAGGCAGTTGGGAAAGTTAGTGAAGGCCCACAGCTGGGCAGAACTCCACATCACAGAGCTCCACATCACTTGAGACATTGATTGTATTTGTAGGGGGTTAGGGAAACAGTGGAACGAGAGACACAAAACCGGGGAGAGAGCCCAGGCGTTGCAGGTGCCGGGACCCCTAGAACTCCTCACTCTCGTCCTCGCCGTCCATAGACTCTGTTCCCACTTCTTCATAATCCTTCTCCAGGGCAGCCAGGTCTTCTCGGGCCTCAGAGAACTCTCCTTCCTCCATGCCCTCGCCCACGTACCAGTGCACAAATGCCCGTTTGGCATACATCAGGTCAAACTTGTGGTCGAGGCGGGCCCAGGCCTCGGCGATGGCCGTGGTGTTGCTCAGCATGCAGACTGCCCGCTGCACCTTGGCCAGGTCTCCCCCAGGCACCACGGTGGGCGGCTGGTAGTTAATGCCAACCTAAGAAGAAACAGCAAGTAGTGTAAGCCCTGGGTTCTGCGTTCCCTGGAAGGGGTTCCCATAACTGGGAAAGGGGCCGGTCAACCGGCGTGTGACATTTGCCAGGCTGCAAGAAGCACAGGGATAACGGAACAAGTTAACTACCACCAGAaaacaaatccagaatgtgggacTTTCAAGATGGTAAGACTAGTCCCTTCAAAGTCACCATCAAGAAAAAGGgtggatgggggcgcctgggtggctcagtcggttgggcgtccgacttcggctcaggtcaccatctcacggtccgtgagttcgagccccgcgtcgggctctgggctgatggctcagagcctggagcctgcttctgtttctgtgtctccctctctctctgcccctcccccgttcatgctctgtctctgtctcaaaaaaaaaaaaaaaagttaaaaaaaaaaatttttttttaaataataaaaaaaaaaaaaaaagaaaaagggtggatgttttacattaaaagatttaagagatgggggtgcctgtgtggctcaattggttaagcgtccaacttcggctcaggtcgtgatctcacagttcctgagttcgagccctgcgtcgggctcggtgctgacagctcagagcctggagcacacttcagattctgtgtttccctttctctctgccccttccctgcttgtgctctgtctctctctctctcaaaaataaacattaaaaaaaaaaaaaaaaaaaaagacttaagagaCAAATATAATGCCTAATCCTTGATTATACCCTGACTTTGAAACACTGACTATAGAGCACATTTGTGGAAATTGGGAAAGTTTGAATACTGACTAGGTATTCTTACTTTAGAGAAGtgttattaattttgttagaCACAAAACAAACTTGTGTGTAATACCTATGAGTTTATATGGATcagcaaagcaaaaataaaggaaacctaGCAGAGTCAGATGTTGAATCTAGGTAGTGGGTATATGGTTGTTAACTAATCTCTCCACTTTCCTATagtttagaaaatagttttaaaaaatagaaaaccttgGGAAAATCTACTTTAGACATTGCTCTATTCAGAACacataaatacatttcatattcagtgtttggggaaaaaaaaaaaaaaaaaaaaaaaaaaaggtcagcttCCCCCTTAATGCCTCTAATGAGAGCAAGCTTACTATTTCCTGAAGGCGGTCTACTCTTCCTCTGAGTAGCTAAAGCTTTCCTAATATGGAGCTGGGAGAATCCGCCTCCCAGACTTCCTACCCCTGGTTTCTAGTTCTGAGCTATAGGACAGCTCTCAAAACTAGCAAGCAGCTATTATCTTTATGACCAGGAGTCCCTGCCTCGCCTCCAGTTGTGGTCACGTCTGCAACAGTGCAAGGAAGCTCTGTGTTTTTCTTAAATGCCTCAGCTGCCACCTTTAATCTTTCTAATCGCACACTGgaacaaaacccataaaacttaaaactagGTCATATGCCCAGTACCCTCTGGGAATGTAGACTGACGAAAGAACGGGGCATATAAACAGATTCTTCCTCATTACTCCTCAAGAGATTGCATTCATAGACTTCTGACCCACGTCTTGCCCATTATCTGAATGGTAGGCTTTTCCGCGCTTCCAAAAGCACTCCCTTCCGAGGAGACGGATTCTGTGGGTATGTCCCTGGCACATGTCAACGACGGGTTCCCTGACCTGACTGGCAAACCTAAGGAGTGCCTATTTGCCAGGCTAAGAGACACGAAACCTACTTTTCCCTTTGTAAGGGCAAGCTTTCAAGTCAAATAAAAAAGTCGTGATTTGCCCGATTCTCCCCATCCCTAGCACTTTTGTTTCCATGCTCTGGGGCTCTCTAGGAATCTCCCCTCTAGCAGGTACACAGGCAGCATGCGAACCCCTCCTCCCCCGCTTCATTCCCGGCTTGCCTTGAAACCCGTGGGACACCAGTCCACAAACTGGATGGTGCGCTTGGTCTTGATCGTGGCAATAGCGGCGTTCACATCCTTGGGCACCACTTCTCCACGGTAGAGCATGCAGCAGGCCATGTATTTGCCGTGGCGAGGGTCACACTTGACCATCTGATTGGAGGGTTCAAAGCAGGCGTTGGTGATCTCTGCCACGGACAGCTGCTCGTGGTAGGCCTTCTCGGCTGAGACAATGGGGGAGTAGGTCACCAGGGGAAAGTGGATGCGGGGGTAGGGCACCAGGTTGGTCTGGAACTCTGTGAGGTCCACGTTGAGGGCACCATCGAAGCGCAGGGAAGCAGTGATGGAGGACACAATCTGGCCGATGAGCCGGTTGAGGTTGGTGTAGGTGGGGCGCTCGATGTCCAGGTTGCGGCGGCAGATGTCATAGATGGCCTCGTTGTCCACCATGAAGGCACAGTCTGAGTGCTCCAGGGTAGTGTGCGTGGTTAAAATAGAGTTGTAGGGTTCTACAACCGCTGTGGACACTTGGGGGGCGGGGTAGATGGCAAATTCCAACTTGGACTTCTTGCCATAGTCAACAGAAAGCCGCTCCATCAACAGGGAGGTGAAGCCTGAGCCAGTGCCACCCCCAAAGCTATGGAAGATCAGGAACCCCTGAAGCCCGGTGCACTGGTCTGTCTAGGGTAGGAGAGAACACTGTTAGGGTACAGACGGCCTatcacccgcccccccccccccccttctgacAACGCTCTTCTGTCTGCAAGGCTACTGTGATGCAACTACGACAGTATTCACTTCtatatttagaaggaaaaaaaaaactctgaagcATAGCTTGTACtgaagtgtatatattttattgcaTGTACAGTGAATGGTTTGACAAGTGTGTATACCTATACTACCAAACTAATCAAGATATAGAAATTTCCATGACTCCAGAAAGTTCTCTCATGCTCTTTTGCTTTGCCTCTGTAGAGGTGAGAAGAGAATACCTACAAGGGGTTTGGAGTTCTAGGGGACAGATGACCCAGAAGGACACTGCTGTGTGCATGTGGTGGcaagtgaggggaggggggaggggaggctcagGTGGGACATAGGACTCGTAGTCAGAGAGCTGGGCCCTCTCAGCTCAGTAGCTCTGTCACCTGGCTGCAGGAGAGTGGGAGTTGGGGGCAGGCAGTGGTGGTATCCTGTTGAACATATAGGTTCCCAATCCCCTCACTTCCGAGTGGAACCCGGGAACCTGTAGGTTTAACAAGTACACACGGTAACTTCTGATATAGCTGGGCCTTGGACTAGAAGAGCATCAATCTATACCGGACACATGGGTATCGTAGCATTAAAAAACTCTCCATTTATTTGCAATATATACGTCTATCAGTTCATTAcatagtacacctgaaactaatgctaTGCCAATTACCtctcaataaaaatacattaaaagcagGCTTTATGCAAACTGGTAACAaaaaacaccccccacccccaccccggaaaAACCCTTCAAGAAAATCCTAAGCCTAGGGAGTACTTTGCGTTAGAAAGCATGGAATCCCATTCCTCAAGTCAATGGAAGTCCTCAGTCTCGACTAGGGAGCAGCAGAGAGTATGTCTGAACAATCCCTCTAGA includes:
- the LOC122212069 gene encoding tubulin alpha-8 chain encodes the protein MKDEQGTGPCPAAAQWERRWEAWPAARRGYIRPPLAAPHRDSWCCWRLVTRPQSTTLRKGHLSGTTMRECISIHVGQAGVQMGNACWELYCLEHNIQPNGTMPSDKALGSGDDSFNTFFSETGAGKHVPRAVFVDLEPAVIDGVRTGIYRQLFHPEQLISGKEDAANNYARGHYTVGKEIIDLVLERIRKLTDQCTGLQGFLIFHSFGGGTGSGFTSLLMERLSVDYGKKSKLEFAIYPAPQVSTAVVEPYNSILTTHTTLEHSDCAFMVDNEAIYDICRRNLDIERPTYTNLNRLIGQIVSSITASLRFDGALNVDLTEFQTNLVPYPRIHFPLVTYSPIVSAEKAYHEQLSVAEITNACFEPSNQMVKCDPRHGKYMACCMLYRGEVVPKDVNAAIATIKTKRTIQFVDWCPTGFKVGINYQPPTVVPGGDLAKVQRAVCMLSNTTAIAEAWARLDHKFDLMYAKRAFVHWYVGEGMEEGEFSEAREDLAALEKDYEEVGTESMDGEDESEEF